The genomic region CGCATGGTTCAGTTCCCCGATCCGGAAAGAAATTCCTTCAGCGCCCCGACAACGGCGCGGTTGGAATCTTCCAGACCGACGGTCATGCGCAGGGCGTTGGGGAAACCGTAGCCGCCGACGGCGCGCAGCACGAGTCCCCGCCGGGTAAGAAAGGCATCCGCTTTACTGGCACTCTTTCCTGGCTCATCATCGGGGAAATGGACGAGGATGAAGTTACCCACAGAGGGGGTAACGCGCAGGCCCAGCTGTTCCAGTTCGCCAGTAAGCCATGCCAGCCACTTGTCGTTGTGGGCGATGGAGCGGTCGACATGGGCACGGTCGCGCATGGCTGCCGCCCCTGCAGCAATTGCCATTGCATTGACGTTGAACGGGCCGCGCACCCTTTCAAGGGTTTCGATGATCTGCCGTGAGGCAAATGCCCAGCCGACCCGCAGGGCCGCCAAACCATGTATCTTGGAGAAGGTGCGGGTCACAATCACATTGTCTGCGGAAGCTGCCAGTTCCATACCCGATTCGTAATCGTTTCTGCGGACATATTCCGCATAGGCGGCGTCCAGCACCAGCAGAACATTTCCCGGAAGTCCGGCATGAAGCCGGCGCACTTCATCGATCGGCAGATAGGTGCCGGTCGGGTTGTTGGGATTTGCCAGAAACACCAGCCGGGTTTTATCCGTCACGGCAGCTAGAATTGCATCGACATCGGCGCGCTCGCGGCTTTCCTTTACCGAAACGGGGACGGCGCTGTTTGACAGGGCAACGATGCGGTACATCAGGAAACCGTGCTCGGTGAAGATAACCTCGTTGCCGGGCTGCAGATAGGTGCTGCCAATCAATGACAGCAGTTCATCCGAACCATTGCCGCAGACAAGGTTCTCCGTATTGAGGCCGTGCATATCGGCGATCGCCTGCTTCAATTCGGATGCGGAACCATCAGGATAGAGTTCCATTTTTGACGCAATGCCTGCAATTGCCTGCTGTGCGGCAGGGCTGGCTCCCAACGGTGTTTCGTTTGAAGAAAGCTTGTGCAGCTTTACCCCGGCGGGCGCCGCGGATTT from Salaquimonas pukyongi harbors:
- the hisC gene encoding histidinol-phosphate transaminase yields the protein MHSGQLQPKPGVMDIDIYVPGKSAAPAGVKLHKLSSNETPLGASPAAQQAIAGIASKMELYPDGSASELKQAIADMHGLNTENLVCGNGSDELLSLIGSTYLQPGNEVIFTEHGFLMYRIVALSNSAVPVSVKESRERADVDAILAAVTDKTRLVFLANPNNPTGTYLPIDEVRRLHAGLPGNVLLVLDAAYAEYVRRNDYESGMELAASADNVIVTRTFSKIHGLAALRVGWAFASRQIIETLERVRGPFNVNAMAIAAGAAAMRDRAHVDRSIAHNDKWLAWLTGELEQLGLRVTPSVGNFILVHFPDDEPGKSASKADAFLTRRGLVLRAVGGYGFPNALRMTVGLEDSNRAVVGALKEFLSGSGN